The Candidatus Tumulicola sp. genome has a window encoding:
- a CDS encoding FAD-binding oxidoreductase yields MLGSTPFSVALADVLHDRLSVHPQDCARFQVAGRTPRLVVSPRSVEEAAEAAAGIAAENASLIVRGAGTKSSRPPSLRQLDAVLDMSQCSGVLEHAPGDLTVTLLGGTPWSQLQAALGKHGQFFPCDTAFEARATVGGVLAANSNGALRQRYQSLRDNVLQMRVALSDGLVAKSGAKVVKSVAGYDAHKLFVGSWGTLGVIGEVTLKVAPLPVAERLLIAAFGAAAPAVDAAVKIARSNLFVAATTLHDLQSLRRVAALRTWSGAAAWNLVVRCSGSRAGVDRQIDAVFSGVTTAGATATTPIEASGVSRAWSDIAELAGGAHYAADEFVVAKFACLPTQTTALADAVRTVWPGAELTAHPAVGVVFAHVRAAADSVSASTLAPLWRSVKENAWTASFLAAPTDLSDGLAAPVPETSPIKIMRRLKAALDPAGAFDPGRFLAGI; encoded by the coding sequence ATGCTCGGCTCGACACCCTTTTCGGTCGCCCTCGCCGACGTCTTGCACGACCGCTTGAGCGTGCACCCGCAGGATTGCGCGCGGTTTCAGGTCGCCGGCCGCACGCCGCGGCTGGTGGTGTCGCCGCGCAGCGTCGAGGAGGCGGCCGAGGCCGCGGCCGGCATCGCGGCGGAGAATGCCTCGCTCATCGTGCGCGGGGCCGGCACGAAATCCTCGCGTCCGCCTTCTCTGCGGCAACTCGACGCGGTGCTCGACATGTCGCAATGCTCTGGGGTGCTGGAGCACGCGCCCGGTGATCTCACGGTGACGTTGCTGGGCGGCACGCCTTGGTCCCAGCTGCAAGCGGCTTTGGGCAAGCATGGTCAGTTCTTTCCCTGCGACACCGCGTTCGAGGCTCGCGCCACCGTCGGCGGCGTGCTCGCCGCCAACAGCAACGGAGCCCTTCGCCAGCGCTACCAGTCGCTGCGCGACAACGTGTTGCAGATGCGCGTGGCGCTTTCCGACGGACTCGTCGCGAAGAGCGGCGCCAAGGTCGTGAAGAGCGTCGCCGGCTACGATGCGCACAAGTTGTTCGTCGGTTCGTGGGGCACGCTCGGCGTTATCGGGGAGGTCACGCTCAAGGTCGCGCCGCTGCCCGTCGCGGAGCGGCTCTTGATCGCCGCGTTCGGCGCGGCGGCGCCGGCGGTGGATGCGGCGGTGAAGATCGCCCGATCGAATCTTTTCGTGGCAGCGACCACGCTGCACGACTTGCAGTCTCTGCGGCGCGTCGCCGCATTGCGCACGTGGTCGGGCGCCGCCGCATGGAATCTCGTCGTGCGCTGCAGCGGCAGCCGCGCCGGAGTGGACCGGCAAATCGACGCGGTCTTCTCTGGGGTCACGACTGCCGGGGCCACAGCGACGACCCCCATCGAAGCGAGCGGCGTCAGCCGGGCGTGGTCCGACATCGCCGAGCTTGCCGGCGGAGCGCACTACGCGGCCGACGAGTTCGTGGTGGCGAAATTCGCGTGTCTCCCGACGCAGACAACCGCGCTAGCCGACGCCGTACGAACAGTCTGGCCCGGTGCGGAACTCACGGCACATCCGGCGGTCGGTGTGGTTTTCGCGCACGTGCGCGCTGCGGCGGATAGCGTGAGCGCCTCGACGCTGGCGCCGCTCTGGCGCAGCGTCAAAGAGAACGCCTGGACCGCGTCTTTTTTGGCTGCGCCGACGGATCTTTCCGACGGGCTGGCCGCGCCCGTGCCCGAAACAAGCCCGATCAAGATCATGCGCCGCCTGAAAGCGGCGCTTGACCCGGCCGGCGCCTTTGACCCCGGCCGTTTCTTGGCCGGCATTTGA
- a CDS encoding diguanylate cyclase — protein sequence MSGYDAAFYTQLLALATGNPEDHFFSQVHAALRSHIHAPIVIAATADPLSRDGFRIRYQRNLEDRSALPTIPNNLIVQALRAGKPTQFGRAPDDFSPDAPPPGSGSTIVSPIKLDGRNAGYLAVRSPRDGLFSTRDLDYVGAAAAVSALVVRNVALSEETRSRSQELRLMLETARALASERDLRRLFHRLHRLIGGVLDASTFWVALGSWERERMTIAYCVDHYQLLDVEEPLPLQGSLCGQVFRDGVPLIFRTPEDWKPYQIVTQGDDDVVSALVVPLRIGARSIGVMSVQSQRPHAYTERDRDLLVAVAEQAAIAVENSQAVSQADKRAGELRLLAEVSRALTARITLKELCQTVCDEVRRVMEAPGFFVALRTDENKLRMEFIIEGHVPLEVPDQPLENSACERVVTTNQTLVLNTLEEIENQPHHVAGPDVSHVRSSAMAPLRLGDRCLGVISAQAYRENAYDESSVRLLTAIAEQMALAVQNAQLYADAKQRADVDPLTNVYHHRFLKTRLEDEILRSSRSRKPVALMMLDLDNFKQVNDVHGHLVGDEALKKVTHVLLDCCRGSDVVGRYGGDEFMVILPDTDRAAGESVVARVETELTSCELVLGNARLPLKCSIGHAVFPEDASTAAELIARADAELYQAKRGGRSPARAQRVGTSVLKLEGDFEPVAELLAALVARDSAMRTHLEHVNRLAHEFAGALKLSKADANSLLLGATLHDVGKIALPHKLLTKPGGLSHEERDVVRRHPVLGTVLIEHIPGFRDAAVAVRHHHERYDGKGYPDGLKGKDIPFLARVVTLIDAFSAMVIDRPHHKRISHAAAVRELRKSSGTQFDPELVDRFARIVESGGGL from the coding sequence TTGTCGGGCTACGACGCGGCTTTTTACACCCAGCTCCTGGCGCTGGCGACCGGCAATCCCGAAGATCACTTCTTCAGCCAAGTACACGCGGCGCTTCGTTCTCACATCCACGCCCCGATCGTCATCGCCGCCACCGCGGATCCTCTGTCGCGCGATGGTTTCCGCATTCGCTATCAGCGCAACCTTGAAGATCGCTCCGCGCTCCCGACCATTCCGAACAATCTCATCGTCCAAGCCCTGCGCGCCGGCAAGCCGACGCAGTTCGGGCGGGCCCCGGATGACTTCTCACCTGATGCACCGCCGCCCGGCAGCGGCTCGACGATCGTCTCCCCGATCAAGCTCGACGGCCGCAATGCCGGCTATCTAGCCGTGCGCAGCCCGCGCGACGGACTCTTCAGCACGCGCGACTTGGACTACGTAGGCGCCGCGGCCGCCGTCAGCGCGCTCGTGGTTCGCAACGTCGCCCTTTCCGAGGAGACGCGCTCGCGCAGCCAAGAGCTGCGGCTGATGCTCGAAACGGCGCGCGCGCTCGCGTCGGAACGCGATCTGCGGCGTTTGTTCCATCGCCTGCACCGCCTCATCGGCGGCGTGTTGGACGCATCGACTTTCTGGGTCGCGCTCGGCTCATGGGAACGTGAGCGCATGACGATCGCGTATTGCGTCGACCACTATCAGTTGCTCGATGTCGAGGAGCCGCTGCCGCTTCAAGGTTCGCTCTGCGGTCAGGTCTTCCGCGATGGCGTGCCGCTCATCTTCCGCACCCCGGAGGACTGGAAACCGTATCAGATCGTGACCCAAGGCGATGACGACGTCGTGTCGGCGTTGGTGGTCCCACTGCGCATCGGTGCTCGTTCCATCGGCGTCATGTCAGTGCAAAGCCAACGACCGCATGCCTACACGGAGCGCGATCGCGATCTCCTGGTCGCCGTCGCCGAACAGGCCGCGATCGCGGTCGAGAACTCGCAGGCGGTCAGCCAAGCCGACAAGAGGGCCGGCGAACTGCGGCTCTTGGCGGAAGTGTCGCGCGCGCTGACCGCGCGCATCACGCTCAAGGAGCTCTGTCAAACCGTGTGCGATGAAGTTCGCCGCGTGATGGAGGCGCCCGGGTTCTTTGTCGCGCTGCGCACGGACGAGAACAAGCTGCGCATGGAATTCATCATCGAAGGTCACGTGCCGCTCGAAGTCCCGGATCAGCCGCTCGAGAACTCGGCGTGCGAGCGGGTCGTCACGACGAACCAGACACTGGTGCTCAATACGCTCGAGGAGATAGAAAACCAGCCGCACCATGTGGCCGGACCCGACGTGTCGCACGTCCGCTCGAGCGCGATGGCGCCGCTGCGGCTGGGCGACCGCTGCCTCGGGGTGATCTCCGCCCAGGCGTACCGGGAAAACGCATACGACGAATCGAGCGTGCGGCTGCTGACGGCCATCGCCGAACAGATGGCGCTCGCGGTGCAGAACGCGCAGTTGTACGCCGATGCGAAGCAACGCGCGGATGTGGATCCGCTGACCAACGTCTACCACCATCGCTTTCTCAAGACGCGACTGGAAGATGAGATCCTGCGTTCTTCGCGCAGCCGCAAACCGGTCGCCTTGATGATGCTCGATCTCGACAACTTCAAACAGGTGAACGACGTCCACGGCCACCTCGTCGGCGACGAGGCGCTCAAGAAGGTGACCCACGTCCTCCTCGACTGCTGCCGCGGCTCGGACGTGGTGGGGCGCTACGGCGGCGATGAATTCATGGTCATCCTGCCCGACACCGATCGCGCCGCCGGGGAGAGCGTGGTGGCGCGCGTCGAGACCGAGCTCACCAGCTGCGAGCTTGTGCTCGGCAACGCGCGGCTTCCCCTCAAATGCTCCATCGGCCACGCCGTCTTCCCCGAAGACGCGTCGACCGCCGCCGAACTCATCGCGCGCGCCGACGCCGAGCTCTATCAAGCCAAACGCGGCGGGCGCTCGCCGGCGCGGGCTCAGCGCGTCGGCACTTCCGTGCTCAAGCTGGAAGGCGACTTCGAACCCGTCGCCGAGCTGCTCGCCGCCCTGGTGGCCCGCGACTCGGCGATGCGCACGCATCTCGAACACGTCAACCGCCTTGCTCACGAATTCGCGGGCGCGCTCAAACTCTCAAAGGCTGATGCGAACTCGCTCCTGCTCGGCGCTACGCTGCACGACGTCGGCAAGATCGCGCTGCCGCACAAGCTGCTGACCAAGCCGGGCGGACTGTCGCACGAGGAGAGGGACGTCGTGCGCAGGCATCCCGTGCTCGGCACGGTCCTCATAGAACACATCCCAGGCTTCCGCGATGCGGCCGTGGCGGTGAGGCACCACCACGAACGCTACGACGGCAAAGGCTATCCCGACGGTCTCAAAGGCAAAGACATCCCGTTTCTGGCGCGGGTCGTCACGCTGATCGACGCGTTTTCGGCAATGGTCATCGACCGGCCGCATCACAAGCGCATCAGTCATGCGGCGGCGGTGCGCGAGCTTCGAAAGAGCTCGGGCACGCAGTTCGATCCTGAGCTCGTCGACCGCTTTGCCCGCATCGTGGAGAGCGGCGGCGGTCTCTAG
- a CDS encoding heterodisulfide reductase-related iron-sulfur binding cluster, translating to MIQTKGYSGPERPADEDLAKCTRCGLCEQACPTYRDLGVEADSPRGRVFLMKQVADGETDISAHLAEHLYLCLGCRACETACPSGVPYGRLLEYARYQIEERGELSPARRGWRGFRRVAFEQLLPNGRLFALAMWPARLLQRFPGLAAFVRSLPMPRRARNLLAMIPMTERGARGGLPEVIPAEGVRRARVGLFAGCVMSALFGHVHEAMARVLRHNGCEVIVPRGYRCCGALNVHAGERDIAKAMARDVIDAFAPFEVDAIVLNSAGCGAVMKEYGELLRHDEQYAERGVAFASKVKDITEFLVELGVRDDFGKLAKRVTYQDACHLAHAQRVRRQPRKLLQSIPGLEYVEMQWADRCCGAAGVYSLTQPEMSSRILAEKLDCIERTGADIVALGNPGCHMQIQAGLMQRGSSTQVRHLIEIVDDAYRAASP from the coding sequence ATGATCCAAACCAAGGGCTATTCCGGACCCGAGCGGCCGGCCGACGAAGACCTCGCCAAGTGCACGCGCTGCGGGCTGTGCGAGCAAGCCTGCCCGACCTATCGAGACCTCGGGGTGGAAGCCGACTCGCCGCGCGGACGCGTCTTCCTCATGAAGCAAGTCGCGGACGGCGAAACCGATATCAGCGCCCACCTCGCCGAACATCTCTACCTGTGCCTGGGCTGTCGCGCCTGCGAGACCGCGTGTCCCTCCGGCGTCCCGTATGGCCGCCTTCTCGAATACGCGCGCTATCAAATAGAAGAGCGCGGCGAACTCTCGCCCGCGCGCCGCGGCTGGCGCGGCTTCCGCCGGGTCGCCTTCGAACAGCTTCTTCCCAACGGCCGCCTGTTCGCGCTCGCGATGTGGCCCGCTCGTTTGCTGCAGCGCTTCCCGGGCCTGGCCGCGTTCGTGCGCTCTCTGCCGATGCCGCGGCGCGCGCGCAACCTGCTCGCCATGATTCCGATGACCGAGCGCGGCGCGCGCGGTGGTTTGCCAGAAGTGATCCCCGCCGAGGGCGTTCGGCGGGCGCGCGTCGGCTTGTTCGCCGGCTGCGTCATGAGCGCGCTGTTCGGTCACGTCCACGAGGCCATGGCGCGGGTGCTGCGTCACAACGGCTGCGAGGTGATCGTGCCGCGCGGGTATCGCTGCTGCGGAGCGCTCAACGTGCACGCGGGCGAGCGCGATATCGCGAAAGCCATGGCACGCGACGTCATCGATGCGTTCGCGCCGTTTGAAGTGGATGCGATCGTTTTGAACTCGGCGGGCTGCGGTGCAGTGATGAAAGAATACGGAGAACTGCTGCGGCATGATGAGCAGTATGCCGAGCGCGGCGTCGCGTTTGCCTCGAAAGTGAAAGACATCACGGAATTCTTGGTCGAGCTCGGCGTGCGCGACGATTTCGGCAAGCTCGCAAAACGCGTCACCTACCAAGATGCGTGTCACCTCGCGCACGCTCAGCGCGTGCGCCGGCAGCCGCGCAAACTCTTACAGTCGATACCCGGGCTTGAATACGTCGAGATGCAATGGGCCGATCGCTGCTGCGGCGCGGCCGGCGTCTACAGTCTGACGCAGCCGGAGATGTCCTCGCGCATCCTCGCCGAGAAGCTTGATTGCATCGAGCGCACCGGGGCGGACATCGTCGCGTTGGGCAATCCTGGTTGCCACATGCAGATCCAGGCCGGGCTCATGCAACGCGGATCGTCCACCCAAGTGCGCCACTTGATTGAAATCGTGGACGACGCATACCGCGCGGCCTCACCTTAG
- a CDS encoding FAD-linked oxidase C-terminal domain-containing protein, with protein sequence MDAAFIKKLEEIVGPALVLSGVDDLRCYQYDGSIDKALPELVVIPETAEQIASIVQACNERGYPYLARGAGTGLSGGAIAELGGVVISTARLHRVLEIDVENRLAVVEPGVVNAEISAAVKQYGLQYIPDPSSMAACTIGGNVAENSGGLHCLAYGVTTNHTLGVEFVTADGEIQWLGGKTADPPGYDLLGAFVGSEGTLGIATKVVVRLTPLAETARTLMAVFDSVDDASQAVSDIIAGGVIPGALEMMDRLATEAVEAFAQAGFPTDAAAILIIEVDGLREAVDELTASVRNVCSRNRAREVRLARDAAERDRIWLGRKGAFGAMGRLSHSYYVQDGVIPRSRLPEVLREIGEIGTRYGLRIANVFHAGDGNLHPLILFDDKVPGEVDKAIAAGADILRACVQRGGSISGEHGIGMEKRDCMTLQFSSDDLALMARVKSAFNDRRLCNPLKVFPTSRRCGEAARKVDRGALAPEVAAAAGPAF encoded by the coding sequence ATGGACGCCGCCTTCATTAAGAAGCTTGAGGAGATCGTCGGCCCCGCGCTCGTGCTGTCGGGCGTGGATGACCTGCGCTGCTACCAGTATGACGGGTCGATAGACAAGGCGCTACCGGAGCTCGTCGTCATCCCGGAAACGGCCGAACAGATCGCGAGCATCGTCCAAGCCTGCAACGAGCGCGGCTATCCGTATCTCGCGCGTGGCGCCGGGACGGGCCTTTCCGGCGGCGCGATCGCAGAGCTCGGCGGCGTGGTGATTTCGACGGCGCGACTGCATCGCGTGCTCGAGATCGACGTGGAAAACCGGCTCGCCGTGGTCGAGCCCGGTGTGGTGAACGCGGAGATCTCGGCCGCCGTCAAGCAGTATGGGCTCCAGTACATCCCCGATCCCTCGAGCATGGCGGCGTGCACGATCGGCGGCAACGTCGCCGAAAATTCGGGCGGACTGCACTGCCTCGCGTATGGGGTCACGACCAACCATACGCTGGGCGTCGAGTTCGTGACTGCGGACGGCGAAATCCAATGGCTCGGCGGCAAGACCGCGGACCCTCCCGGCTACGACCTCCTTGGCGCATTCGTGGGTTCGGAGGGCACGCTTGGCATCGCGACCAAGGTGGTCGTGCGGCTTACCCCGCTCGCGGAGACTGCGCGCACGCTGATGGCGGTGTTCGATTCGGTGGATGACGCATCGCAGGCCGTATCCGACATCATCGCGGGCGGCGTCATTCCCGGCGCGCTCGAGATGATGGATCGGCTTGCCACGGAAGCGGTCGAAGCGTTCGCGCAAGCCGGCTTCCCCACCGACGCGGCGGCCATTTTGATCATCGAGGTCGACGGCCTGCGCGAAGCCGTCGACGAGCTGACCGCTTCCGTGCGCAACGTCTGCTCACGCAACCGCGCGCGCGAGGTGCGTCTCGCGCGCGACGCAGCCGAGCGCGATCGCATTTGGCTGGGCCGCAAAGGCGCGTTCGGCGCGATGGGAAGGCTGAGTCACAGCTACTACGTGCAGGACGGCGTCATACCGCGCAGTCGCTTGCCCGAGGTGCTGCGCGAAATCGGCGAGATCGGCACGCGCTATGGGCTGCGCATCGCAAACGTGTTTCACGCGGGCGACGGCAACCTCCATCCGCTTATCCTTTTCGACGACAAGGTGCCGGGCGAGGTGGACAAAGCGATCGCCGCGGGCGCAGATATCCTGCGCGCCTGCGTGCAACGCGGCGGGTCGATCTCGGGCGAGCACGGCATCGGCATGGAGAAGCGCGATTGCATGACGCTTCAGTTCTCGTCGGACGACCTGGCCCTGATGGCGCGCGTCAAGAGCGCATTCAACGATCGCCGTCTTTGCAATCCGCTCAAGGTGTTCCCCACCTCGCGACGCTGCGGGGAAGCCGCGCGCAAGGTCGATCGAGGCGCCTTGGCTCCTGAAGTAGCGGCTGCGGCCGGACCGGCGTTTTAG
- a CDS encoding carboxypeptidase-like regulatory domain-containing protein: MTPRYWFPLALLAVAALSSGCGIIKAEPSPSPQIGVISGVVTGPTGPIAGAGVRVTPQDNSYHVGQTDAQGYYSLSGIPAGTVTLVISAPGYMTYTNPNVVISNNSMVTQNVSLTPM; the protein is encoded by the coding sequence GTGACGCCCCGATACTGGTTTCCGCTTGCCTTGCTTGCCGTCGCCGCGCTTTCGTCCGGCTGCGGCATCATAAAAGCTGAGCCGTCACCCAGCCCGCAAATCGGTGTCATCAGTGGAGTCGTGACCGGCCCGACAGGGCCCATAGCCGGAGCGGGTGTGCGCGTGACGCCGCAAGACAACTCGTATCATGTTGGACAGACGGACGCACAGGGATACTACTCGCTCTCAGGGATACCAGCCGGCACGGTGACGCTGGTGATCAGCGCTCCGGGTTATATGACGTACACGAATCCCAATGTAGTTATCAGCAATAATTCCATGGTCACGCAAAACGTCAGTCTGACCCCTATGTAG
- a CDS encoding MarC family protein, with product MNELDFAITAFATALTIIDPLGMVPLTLSVTASASPQTRNKIVDFAILAAAGVIVFMALLGRYVLLYLNITLPAFSIAGGILLFLIAIDMLFGRQSGARVKPEEEQEALEHDNPAVFPLAIPMLAGPGTIATVLLLVSLAQGDRVKLVIVFAAYAVALLAAWLCMRGAQFVLRWIGKTGVSVITRLLGIILSALAVQFILNGLVKTPLFAH from the coding sequence GTGAACGAGCTCGATTTCGCCATCACCGCGTTCGCCACGGCGCTGACGATCATCGATCCGCTCGGCATGGTGCCCCTAACCTTGAGCGTGACGGCGTCGGCCTCGCCGCAGACGCGCAACAAGATCGTCGATTTCGCAATCCTGGCGGCAGCCGGCGTGATCGTCTTCATGGCGCTGCTGGGGCGCTACGTCCTGCTGTACCTGAACATCACCTTGCCCGCATTCTCTATCGCCGGGGGCATCTTGCTGTTCCTCATCGCGATCGACATGTTGTTCGGGCGGCAATCCGGTGCGCGCGTGAAGCCCGAGGAGGAGCAAGAGGCGCTCGAACACGACAACCCGGCCGTCTTTCCGCTCGCGATCCCCATGCTGGCGGGCCCGGGCACGATCGCCACGGTCTTGCTGCTCGTCAGCTTGGCTCAGGGGGACCGGGTGAAGCTGGTGATCGTCTTCGCGGCGTACGCGGTCGCGCTGCTGGCTGCCTGGCTGTGCATGCGCGGTGCGCAATTCGTGCTCCGCTGGATCGGCAAGACGGGAGTGAGCGTGATAACCCGCCTGCTCGGCATCATCCTGTCAGCGCTGGCGGTTCAGTTCATCCTCAACGGGCTCGTCAAGACCCCGCTGTTCGCGCACTAG
- a CDS encoding diguanylate cyclase, with product MRTDIREEETRKAHWYAELLSLARFGAREFFERLHSALDHKLDVGFFIAVTWVRTDLSRFQEWYRAGTAEAHELSELDRAAREAAPFAATLVHDTTGRAFMSAIVAPLRPHGQRAGYIAVATRAPDAYRSEDVEVLAAAAEVAGLRIDAADAFEEARARGVETRMLLETARALSSERDLQRLFQRFHQLVATVMEAHTFFIALGERESDRIEYQYAVDADRPVHLSEGTLSNTVAGRVFRDGAPLLMRTVADWAEFPDTLVGGDDHELDPRSAIYVPMRVGDRTVGVISAQSARPRAYTERDRDLLMAIAEQATIAVENSQSILRAEQQAKELQMLAEVSRALSAQLSVKALCQTVCTEVRRVMDAPVFIVALRDGSADELRVEYASEDDAEKENVNYPLRNSLAEQVIATVQPVMLDTHAALQQAPHRLLAGSGPVPGSLIMAPLRLGDQCIGILSAQSYKERAYDHTSVRLLTAIGEQMALAVQNAQLFRDAKNRADRDPLTDLYHHRYLHARLAEEISRAKARSYPLTVMMLDLDNFKAVNDEHGHVAGDTGLKLVTDALLRACRTSDVVGRYGGDEFMLILPDIGRGEASRILERIASNLRSLQLPTPSGALVSLPCSIGTATYPDDGASATDIVAAADANLYERKRQTRSGRGLPDVGPTSARTAGS from the coding sequence ATGCGAACCGACATACGCGAAGAGGAGACCCGCAAGGCGCATTGGTACGCCGAGCTTCTTTCGCTCGCCCGCTTCGGAGCGCGCGAGTTCTTCGAGCGCCTGCACTCGGCGCTCGACCACAAACTCGATGTCGGTTTCTTCATCGCCGTGACGTGGGTGCGCACCGATCTCTCACGTTTTCAAGAATGGTATCGCGCGGGCACGGCGGAGGCCCACGAGCTCAGCGAGCTCGATCGCGCGGCGCGCGAAGCCGCTCCGTTCGCAGCGACACTGGTGCACGACACTACGGGTCGCGCGTTCATGTCGGCGATCGTCGCTCCGCTGCGCCCCCACGGCCAGCGCGCCGGCTACATCGCCGTCGCAACGAGAGCGCCCGATGCGTATCGCAGCGAGGACGTCGAGGTCCTCGCGGCTGCGGCGGAGGTCGCCGGGCTGCGCATCGACGCCGCCGACGCGTTTGAAGAGGCGCGGGCGCGCGGGGTTGAAACGCGCATGCTCCTTGAGACGGCTCGCGCGCTGTCGTCCGAGCGCGACCTGCAGCGCCTTTTCCAACGCTTCCACCAACTCGTCGCCACGGTCATGGAGGCGCACACGTTTTTCATCGCGCTGGGCGAGCGAGAGTCCGACCGCATCGAATACCAATATGCGGTCGACGCCGACCGTCCGGTCCATCTCAGCGAAGGGACGCTCTCGAACACCGTCGCCGGTCGCGTCTTCCGGGATGGCGCTCCGCTGCTCATGCGAACGGTCGCTGATTGGGCCGAGTTTCCGGACACGCTCGTCGGCGGCGACGACCACGAACTCGATCCGCGTTCGGCCATCTACGTCCCGATGCGAGTCGGCGACCGGACGGTCGGCGTCATCTCGGCGCAGTCCGCTCGGCCGCGCGCCTACACGGAACGCGACCGCGACCTGCTGATGGCGATCGCCGAGCAAGCCACGATCGCCGTCGAGAACTCGCAATCGATCCTGCGCGCCGAGCAGCAGGCGAAGGAATTGCAGATGCTCGCCGAGGTGTCGCGCGCGCTCTCGGCTCAGCTGTCGGTCAAAGCTCTTTGTCAGACGGTGTGCACGGAGGTCCGCCGGGTGATGGACGCGCCGGTCTTCATCGTCGCGCTGCGCGACGGCAGCGCGGATGAACTGCGCGTCGAGTACGCCTCTGAGGACGACGCCGAAAAAGAGAACGTCAACTATCCGCTGCGCAACTCGTTGGCAGAGCAAGTCATCGCGACGGTGCAGCCGGTCATGCTCGACACCCACGCCGCGCTGCAGCAAGCGCCGCATCGGCTGCTGGCCGGAAGCGGACCGGTGCCAGGTTCCCTCATCATGGCGCCGCTCCGGCTCGGCGATCAGTGCATCGGAATCCTGTCGGCGCAATCGTACAAGGAGCGCGCCTACGACCACACCAGCGTGCGCCTGCTCACCGCGATCGGCGAGCAGATGGCGCTCGCGGTGCAAAACGCCCAGCTGTTCCGCGACGCGAAGAATCGCGCCGATCGCGACCCGCTCACCGACCTGTATCACCATCGCTACCTCCACGCGCGTCTCGCCGAAGAGATCAGTCGCGCCAAAGCGCGCTCGTACCCGCTGACCGTGATGATGCTCGATTTGGACAATTTCAAAGCGGTCAACGACGAGCATGGCCACGTCGCGGGCGACACGGGCCTGAAGCTGGTCACCGACGCGCTGCTGCGCGCCTGCCGCACGAGCGACGTGGTCGGGCGTTACGGCGGGGACGAGTTCATGCTCATCTTGCCGGACATCGGGCGCGGCGAAGCTTCGCGCATCTTAGAACGGATCGCCTCGAACCTGCGCAGCCTGCAACTGCCGACGCCCTCCGGCGCTCTCGTGTCGCTGCCCTGCTCGATCGGCACCGCGACATATCCCGACGACGGCGCGAGCGCCACGGACATCGTGGCCGCGGCCGACGCCAACCTCTACGAACGCAAACGCCAAACCCGCAGCGGGCGTGGCCTGCCGGACGTGGGGCCGACTAGTGCGCGAACAGCGGGGTCTTGA
- a CDS encoding CoA-transferase gives MQAAYTAAELMVVAAAREIREGEVVFVGMRLPLIAFALAKRTHARNAIGLFENGVIRDEPAGRLLYTMGDPPNIEGALMCCRMNVVMGLMQKGEVDLGFLGGAEVDRFGNINTSYVGTPKAPHVKLPGSGGAADIASLAKRFVVVIEHDARRLVERVSYVTSPGNGEGGDWRTRAGLPRGGPAAIITSMGILRFDPKDGEAFLASVHPGVSAEDVKAQTGWPLAIGEPLHVTPAPSVDELRMIREIDPQGFWTS, from the coding sequence ATGCAGGCCGCATACACCGCGGCAGAGCTCATGGTGGTCGCCGCCGCGCGGGAGATCCGTGAAGGCGAAGTCGTGTTCGTGGGCATGCGCCTTCCGTTGATCGCATTCGCGCTGGCCAAGCGCACGCACGCGCGCAACGCGATCGGCTTGTTCGAGAACGGCGTGATACGCGACGAGCCGGCGGGACGGCTGCTCTATACGATGGGCGATCCCCCGAACATCGAAGGCGCCTTGATGTGCTGCCGCATGAACGTCGTCATGGGCTTGATGCAAAAAGGTGAGGTCGATCTCGGGTTCTTGGGGGGCGCCGAGGTGGATCGGTTCGGCAACATCAACACGTCGTACGTGGGCACGCCTAAAGCGCCCCATGTGAAGCTGCCCGGAAGCGGCGGCGCCGCGGATATCGCGTCGCTCGCCAAGAGATTTGTCGTCGTCATCGAGCATGACGCGCGCCGCCTGGTGGAGCGAGTCTCCTACGTCACGTCGCCCGGCAACGGCGAAGGCGGCGATTGGCGCACCCGCGCCGGGTTGCCGCGCGGGGGTCCGGCGGCGATCATCACCAGCATGGGGATTCTGCGCTTTGATCCCAAAGACGGCGAGGCGTTCTTGGCGTCCGTACATCCCGGGGTGTCAGCCGAGGACGTCAAGGCGCAGACCGGCTGGCCTTTGGCGATCGGAGAACCCTTGCACGTGACGCCGGCGCCAAGCGTTGACGAATTGCGCATGATCCGCGAGATCGATCCACAAGGTTTCTGGACCTCTTGA